CTCATCCTCGACTGGGCGGTGAATCAGCGGATCGCGAGTGGGTGGCGCGTGGAGTCCCGCTCGGAGACGCAGGCGGTCATGGTCCGCGGCCAGCCGGTGAACCATGTGCTGCATGCCGTCCTCAGCCTGGCCACCTGCCTGCTGTGGGTGGTGGTGTGGCTCATCCTGATCGCGACGAACAGGGTCGAGCGGGTCGCCCTCACGGTCGATGCGCGGGGGGACGTCGTCACTGTGCATGCTCCGGCGTCCTAGACCTATTGCGCTAGTGCAAAATCAGATTGCGGCTAGTGCAGAGTGCGGGCTACCGTTCGGGCCATGCCTGCCAAGACACCGTCGCCCGTCACCCTGACCGGCCGCCACGTACGCCTCGAACCGCTGACCATGGACCACCTGAGCGGCCTCTTCGCCGCGGGCGGCGGGGACGACGAGGTCTGGCGCTGGCAGGGCGGGCCGACCCCGCACACGCAGGACGAGCTCGGGCTCAAGCTCGCCGAGCTGCTGAAGGCCGCGGAGCAGGGTACGTACATCCCGTTCGCCGTCATCGCTCTCGGGACCGGGCAGGCCGTCGGCTGGACCACGTACATGGACATCGACGCCGAGAACGAGCGCCTGGAGATCGGCTGGACCTGGTACGGCCGCGCGTTCTGGCGCTCGGCGGTCAACACCGAGGCGAAGCTGCTGCTGCTGGCCCACGCCTTCGAGGAACGGGGCATGGGGCGCGTGCAGTTGAAGACGGACCACATGAATCTTCGGTCGCAGGCCGCGATCGCCCGCCTCGGCGCCGAGCGCGAAGGTGTGCTGCGCCGCCACCGCCGACGCCCGGACGGCACGTGGCGGGACACCGTCTACTTCTCGCTGCTGGCCGAGGAGTGGCCGGCCGCGAAGGCACGCCTCAGCGCCCGGATCTGACCACCCCGAGCCCGGCCGCCCGAGTCCGGCCACCGCATCCGGTCCTTCGCCACAGCCTCATGCACTGGGTTCTGAAGCCGGCCCGTGCCGGATCCGCCGTCGTCAGCAGCGGGGAGCCGGTTTGCTGTAGGTCGTGTTGCTGGGCGTGGCCACGTAGTAGTCCGAGACATAGCGGCCGTTGTCCATCCGGTCCCAGATCTTGGTGGTGGCGACCGTCGAGCCCGACCGCTGGCAGTAGACCCACGCCAGGGCTCCGTTGGGCAAGGTCCCCACGACGGCGTACGAGGTGCCGGGGCCCGTCCGTACGGAGAGGCCGCCGGGGGCGGTGGTCTGGTACGGGTATGTGCAGCGCGGCAGCGGGGCGCTGTAGGTGGTGTTGGACGGGGTGCTGACGTAGTGGTCCGTGACGTAGGTGCCGTCGGAGAGCTTGTCCCAGACACTGGTGCTGCCGACGGTGGAACCGGGCGCCTGGCACACCACCTTCAGGGCGGAGCGGGGCGCGTACGACTTGGCGACGGGGTAGCCCGTCGTGGGGCCGGTGCGGGCGTTGAGCGCGGTGGAACTTGTCACCGTGTAGGTGTACGCGACGGTGGCGACCGGGGTGTCGAGACGGTCGGTGTCGATGTTCAGGGTGACACCGCCGTACGTCTCGTCGTGGCTGCCCTTGAACTGCTTCGCCCGCTGGTGGGAGGCCCACTTGGAGTCGGCGATGTTCGTCCAGCCCTTCAGCGAGTCGGTTCCGTCGTAGCGGGCGATCCACAGCGCGTCGGGCCGGGCGTAGGACGTTGACGTATAGGCGTCGGAGAGCTGCCTGGCCCCGAGGTTGAGGTTCATGTAGACGCCCGAGACATAGCCGAGCCGGTGCAGCTCCTTCGTCCAGCCGGAGACGTACGACAGCACGGCGAGCCGGCAGGTGTTGTCCGTCTGGACGTAGTTCTCGATGTCGTTGTAGAAGGCGCTGCCGGGCTGCATGCCGAGCGCCTTGGCCTTGGCGATGGCGTCGGCTGCCGCCGCGGTGCCCTGGGACCTGGCGGTCGCCGCGGCGGAGCTGATCTTGGCGTCGGTGGGCCGGCCGCCGCACGGCGGTTGCAGGCCCTTGTATATGGGGAGCAGTCGCCACTTCAGCGCCGACACGGACGTGACCCAGGACGCGGTCAGTTGCGGCTGGGCGCAGGTGCGGTTGATGCCGCCGATGTACACACCGACGGCGCGGTACGGCGACGCGCTCCACGCCCGGATCGCCGTCAGCGGCGGTGCCGTGCAGGTGTCGAAGGCGAGTCCGGAGTAGCGGGTCGCGCTCGCTCCGGACGGAAAGCCGACCGCCGTTGCCGGTTCGGCGGCGGCGGGCGGGGCGAAGGTCAGCGCGGTGCCGGCGCCCAGTACGGCGGCGGCCGCGAGGACGGCGAATCTGCGCAGGGCGTGGAGCGTAGGAAGGGTGTGGAGAGTACGAAGGGTGCGGTGCGAGTGCGACATGACGGCCCCCCGGGGCGACGCGAACCGTGTGGGTCCAGAATGCCCCACTGTGGGCCAACTGCACCCCGCGCCGATCGAGTTTGTTGGCAGTGCATCCCCGAAGACGTGAAAGTCCCGCCGCTGTCACCCCGGGTGACAGCGGCGGGCCTGTCCGCTCCGTTCAGCGGCCGTAGCGGATGAGCGCGCGCACCATCCGGCACGTCGTGTCGGACGGCGGGTGCACCCCGATGTCCTCCGCCGTCGCCCGTATCTTGCGGTTGTCGGCTGTCGCCGGGTGGTAGACACCCGAGTCCAGCAGGGCGATCGCCAAACGCATCGCCTTCAGGCGGCGGTTGTGGGAGACGTACCACTCGCGCGGCTGTCCGGCCGGCAGTGGCTTCTTCTTCAGCGGCTTGTGCAGGGGCTCGAACAGGGGCTTCGTCGTGAGTGTGGCAACGGCCATCGGCAACCTCCTGGCGCGGTGGCGGGACCATCCCGAACTACTGTTCATTCTACTGCCGGGCACTGACAATCACCGCTGGCCAGACGGTGTTTGAGGGGCGCGAGAGCGGTACCGTGACGGCATGGAGATCTGGATCAATCCCGCCTGTTCCAAGTGCCGCAGCGCCATCGGTCTGCTCGATGCGGAGGGCGCCTCGTACACCGTCCGCCGCTATCTGGAGGACGTGCCGAGCGAGCAGGAGATCCGGGAAGTTCTCGGACGGCTCGGGCTCGAGCCGTGGGACATCACACGGACCCAGGAGGCCGCGGCGAAGGAGCTGGGGCTCAAGGAGTGGGCGCGGGACGACAGTTCCCGGGAGCGGTGGATCGCGGCGCTCGCGCGGCATCCCAAGCTGATCCAGCGGCCGATCATCACCGCGGAGGACGGGACGGCCGTGGTGGCGCGTACGGACGAGGCGATACGGGACGCTCTGGCCCGCTCATAGCGGTACGGCGTACCAGCGGCGGTGCGTCAGCGGCTCGACCCTGCACGCGGGTACGTTACGCCAGCCGGCCAGGACCGGTTCGTACGAGGTCAGCGCTCGTCCGTGCCCGCGACCTTCCCCGTGGCCAGCGCGATGCGGTTCCAGGTGTTGATCGCGAAGATCAGGGCGAGCAGCCGGGCCAGTTCCTCGTCCTCGAAGTGGGCCGCCGCCCGGGCGTACACCGCGTCCGGGACTCCGCCGTCCGCGATCAGGGTGACCGCCTCGGTGAGGGCCAGGGCCGCCTGCTCCTTCTCGGTGAAGAAGTGCTTCGCCTCCTGCCAGACGGCCGTCATGTGGAGGCGCTCCTCGCTCTCGCCCGCCTTGCGGGCGTCCGCGGTGTGCATGTGGAGGCAGTAGGCGCAGTGGTTGAGCTGCGAGGAGCGGACCTGCACCAGCTCCACGAGGGTCGGGTCCAGGCCCTCGCGGGCGGCGGCGTCCAGGCCGATCACGGCGCGGAAGGCCTTCGGGGCCAGCTTGGCGAAGTTGATCCGGGTCACGTTCGAGTTGATCTCTGTCGTCGTCATGTGTACGAATCTAGATGCGCAGGCGACCGGCAATGGGGTGCATTTCAGTGGCAGAAGCATGGGTCAATTCGGCCGAGAGTCTTGGTGCGGATCTGCATCTGGAGCTGACAGGACCGGGCAGCCGGCGTGCCGTTCTGATGAGGGCCCTGCGGGACGGCATCCGGAGCGGGCGGCTCGCCCCCGGTACCGGGCTGCCGCCCTACCGGTCCCTCGCCGCCGACCTCGGGATCGCCCGGAACACCGTCGCCGACGCGTACGCCGAGCTCGTCGCCGAGGGGTGGCTCACCGCACGGCAGGGGTCGGGGACCCGGGTCGCGCAGCAGGTGGCGCCGGTCGCTCCCGTACGCGGACAGCGCACCCCGGCCAGGCCCACACGGCCGACGTACGACCTGGTGCAGGGGCAGCCGGACCCCTCCGCCTTTCCGCGCGGGGCGTGGCTCGCCTCCGCCCGGCGGGCGCTGACCGCCGCGCCGCACGACGCCTTCGGGCCCGGCGATCCGCGCGGGCGGGCCGAGTTGCGGGAGGCGCTGGCCGGGTATCTGGCGCGGGTGCGCGGGGTGCGGACGAACCCCCGGCGGATCGTGGTCTGTTCCGGGGCCGCGCACGCGCTGCGGCTGATGGCGGCAGTCGCGGGCGGGGGGTCGGGCCGCTGGGCGGTGGAGTCGTACGGGCTGCCCTACCACCGCGCACTCCTGGCCGGAGAAGGCATCCGCACCGTGCCGCTCGCCGTCGACGAACACGGTGCCCGAGTGGGCGAGTTGGGGGCGGTGGGCGCGGTGCTGCTGACCCCCGCGCATCAGTTCCCGACCGGCGGGCCGCTGCATCCCGAGCGGCGGGCGGCCGTTGTGGACTGGGCGCGCTCGACGGGCGGGCTGGTCCTGGAGGACGACTACGACGGCGAGTTCCGCTACGACCGTCAGCCCGTGGGCGCCGTCCAGAGCCTCGATCCCGACCGGGTGGTGCTGGTGGGGTCGGTGAGCAAGAGCCTCTCCCCCACGCTGCGGATCGGCTGGATGGTGCTGCCGGAGCAGCTCGTGGACGACGTCGTGGCGGCGAAGGGCGAGCGCGAGCAGTGGTCGAGCGCCACGGAGCAGCTCACGCTCGCGGACTTCATCGCCTCAGGGGCGTACGACCGCCATGTACGCACGATGCGGCAGCGTCACCGCCGCCGGCGCGACCAGTTGGTGTCGGCCCTGGCGGAGCGGGCGCCGCGGGTGCGCGTGGCCGGGATCGCGGCGGGGCTGCATGCCGTGCTCGAACTTCCGGCGGGGACCGAGCGGGCGGTGGTGAAGGCGGCGGCCTGGCAGGGCCTGGCGGTGGAGGGGCTGGCCGACTACCGCCACCCGGACTGCCCGGCGGGCGAAGGCGCCGGACACCGCGAACGCGACGGGCGCGACGGGCTGGTCGTCGGATACGCGACGCCGCCCGAGCACACCTACGGCGGGGCGCTGGACGCGCTCTGCCGCGCGTTGCCTTAAGAAAAGTTAAGGATGTTGTGGGTGGAGCGGCTGAGAAAGCCGGGAGTCCTACTCGTACGTAACGGCACAGGAATCCACCCGACAGGAGCCCCACGTGTCGCGCAAGAGGACCCTCAGCGGTAAGAAGAAGATCGCTCTGCTCGTCGGCGCCGCCGTCGCGATCGGCGGTACGGCAGTAGCGATGACGGGCACCAGCAATGCGTCCGTAGCCTGCGACGGACTGGTCACCGCCCTGCAGAACAACGAGAACTTCATCGCCGGCCAGCGCGCCAATCCGGACGCCCAGTCCGCGGCGCGGATCGCCAACCGGCAGGCCGTCATCGAGCAGATCAAGGTGCAGCAGGCCGCTTCCGGGTGCGAGGTCGGAGGCGGGGGAGGTGAGGCCGCCGAGCCGCCCGCCGAGCAGCAGCCGCCTGCCGAGGCAGCGCCCCCGGCCGAGGAGCAGCCGCCTGCCGAAGAGCAGCCTCCCGCCGACGATCAGGGCGGCAACCAGGGCGGCGGCGATCAGGGCAACGCCGGCGAGGTCGTCTGCGCCGGTTCGACCGTGACCCTCTCCGGCGAGGGCGGCGCCCCCGCCGCCTCCAGCAACCAGTTCCCGATCGGCACCACCCTCAAGGTGACCAACCTCGACAACAACAAGTCGACGACCGTCAAGGTCGCCTCCACCTCCGGCAGCTGCGCCCTGCTGAACAACGCAGCCTTCGAGCAGGTCCGCGAGCCGGGCAAGTTCCTCATCCGCAAGGCGCGTATCGAGCGCGTCGGCTGACCCTGACGGGTTTCAGGACGGCGCCGTTCTCCCGCCCGCATCCTCCCCGGGAGGAGCACGGCACCGTCCTGGGCCCGCGCCCGCTACCCGCGCCCCCGCTACCCCCGCCGCAGAAGCTCCGCCTCCGCCTCCGCGAGGATCTCGGTCAGCCGCAGCCCGAACCGTATGTCGCAGTCGTGTGCCTTCCCCGTGCTCGCCGACTCCAGCAGCGCGTCGACCGCCGCCCCGAACGAGCGGACCGCGTCACCCCAGTCGGGCAGCACAGCCGATCCCTGATCGCCGACGAGCGCGATGCTCACGCCCGACGCCTTCACCGGCGCGCTCAGGCCCAGCGTCGCCGTGCTCGACGCCCCCGAGGCGTGCCGCAGCACCAGATGCGCGGTGTCCACCGGGCCACGCGCCGCGGTCACCTCCGTCACATCGCCGAGCACCGGAAGCAGTACGGACAGCACATGCGGGCCCACGTCCCACAGCCCGCCCTTCTCGCGCCGCCACGGCGAATCCGCGTACGGGCTGTCCGAGCCGGGCGCGTACAGCGAACCGAGCCACTGCGCGTGGGCCGTGAACCAGCCGCCCACCGCCGCCTGTTCGGCGATCCAGAGCGCGGTGTCGGCGGCGTAGCGCAGCGTGCAGAAGACGACCGAAGCGACGCCGGCGCGCTCCGCCGCCTCCGCCACCTCCCGGGCCCCGGCCACCGTCGTCGCTACCGGCTTGTCCAACAGCAGGTGGCAGCCGGCAGCCGCCGCCCGGGCCGCGAGCGGCGCCTGGATGTCCGGCGGCAGCGCGAAGGTGATCGCGTCACAGGCGGCGAAGAGGGCGTAGATGCCGTCGTCGCCGGAGTACGCCGTCGTGTCATGGGCGGCGGCAAT
The Streptomyces lunaelactis genome window above contains:
- a CDS encoding GNAT family N-acetyltransferase; this translates as MPAKTPSPVTLTGRHVRLEPLTMDHLSGLFAAGGGDDEVWRWQGGPTPHTQDELGLKLAELLKAAEQGTYIPFAVIALGTGQAVGWTTYMDIDAENERLEIGWTWYGRAFWRSAVNTEAKLLLLAHAFEERGMGRVQLKTDHMNLRSQAAIARLGAEREGVLRRHRRRPDGTWRDTVYFSLLAEEWPAAKARLSARI
- a CDS encoding glycoside hydrolase domain-containing protein; translation: MSHSHRTLRTLHTLPTLHALRRFAVLAAAAVLGAGTALTFAPPAAAEPATAVGFPSGASATRYSGLAFDTCTAPPLTAIRAWSASPYRAVGVYIGGINRTCAQPQLTASWVTSVSALKWRLLPIYKGLQPPCGGRPTDAKISSAAATARSQGTAAAADAIAKAKALGMQPGSAFYNDIENYVQTDNTCRLAVLSYVSGWTKELHRLGYVSGVYMNLNLGARQLSDAYTSTSYARPDALWIARYDGTDSLKGWTNIADSKWASHQRAKQFKGSHDETYGGVTLNIDTDRLDTPVATVAYTYTVTSSTALNARTGPTTGYPVAKSYAPRSALKVVCQAPGSTVGSTSVWDKLSDGTYVTDHYVSTPSNTTYSAPLPRCTYPYQTTAPGGLSVRTGPGTSYAVVGTLPNGALAWVYCQRSGSTVATTKIWDRMDNGRYVSDYYVATPSNTTYSKPAPRC
- a CDS encoding arsenate reductase family protein; translated protein: MEIWINPACSKCRSAIGLLDAEGASYTVRRYLEDVPSEQEIREVLGRLGLEPWDITRTQEAAAKELGLKEWARDDSSRERWIAALARHPKLIQRPIITAEDGTAVVARTDEAIRDALARS
- a CDS encoding carboxymuconolactone decarboxylase family protein produces the protein MTTTEINSNVTRINFAKLAPKAFRAVIGLDAAAREGLDPTLVELVQVRSSQLNHCAYCLHMHTADARKAGESEERLHMTAVWQEAKHFFTEKEQAALALTEAVTLIADGGVPDAVYARAAAHFEDEELARLLALIFAINTWNRIALATGKVAGTDER
- the pdxR gene encoding MocR-like pyridoxine biosynthesis transcription factor PdxR translates to MAEAWVNSAESLGADLHLELTGPGSRRAVLMRALRDGIRSGRLAPGTGLPPYRSLAADLGIARNTVADAYAELVAEGWLTARQGSGTRVAQQVAPVAPVRGQRTPARPTRPTYDLVQGQPDPSAFPRGAWLASARRALTAAPHDAFGPGDPRGRAELREALAGYLARVRGVRTNPRRIVVCSGAAHALRLMAAVAGGGSGRWAVESYGLPYHRALLAGEGIRTVPLAVDEHGARVGELGAVGAVLLTPAHQFPTGGPLHPERRAAVVDWARSTGGLVLEDDYDGEFRYDRQPVGAVQSLDPDRVVLVGSVSKSLSPTLRIGWMVLPEQLVDDVVAAKGEREQWSSATEQLTLADFIASGAYDRHVRTMRQRHRRRRDQLVSALAERAPRVRVAGIAAGLHAVLELPAGTERAVVKAAAWQGLAVEGLADYRHPDCPAGEGAGHRERDGRDGLVVGYATPPEHTYGGALDALCRALP
- a CDS encoding Gfo/Idh/MocA family protein, whose amino-acid sequence is MTKPAKQPRIGLLGAGPWAARTQAPALAAHPDVEFAGVWGRRPEAAAAIAAAHDTTAYSGDDGIYALFAACDAITFALPPDIQAPLAARAAAAGCHLLLDKPVATTVAGAREVAEAAERAGVASVVFCTLRYAADTALWIAEQAAVGGWFTAHAQWLGSLYAPGSDSPYADSPWRREKGGLWDVGPHVLSVLLPVLGDVTEVTAARGPVDTAHLVLRHASGASSTATLGLSAPVKASGVSIALVGDQGSAVLPDWGDAVRSFGAAVDALLESASTGKAHDCDIRFGLRLTEILAEAEAELLRRG